The Arachidicoccus terrestris genome includes the window TCTGCAGGCGATCCTGCAAAAACAAGTTAATGCCGAACAGGTGCAATTTACTGGCCAGCCCATTTCCGGTACAGTAGTCATTACTTTGCAACAGGATAAGTATTATCTGGAACTCAATCAGCAAATTGATGTCGAGGCACAGAAAAAGGAATTGCAGACACAGCTTAAATATCAGCATGATTTCCTGGAATCGGTTCGCAAGAAGCTGAGCAATGAAAGATTCGTACAGAACGCCAAGCCGGAAATTGTCGATAAGGAACGTAAGAAAGAAGCCGATACACTGGCCCGCATTCAGACGCTGGAAGAAAGTCTGACGGTGTTAGGCTAACAGTAAGACACTGATATCTTCAGTAGTAAAAATATCAAACAGACAACTGATACAATTGCTATATCAGTTGTCTGTTTGCATTCACAACAATGGGTTTATGACAAGAATAAACATACAGGCTGCAACAAACAAAGACATTCCCAGTATCCAGCATATTGTGGCGATTTCCTGGCCCGCTACTTATGGCAAGATATTGTCCGCCGCGCAACTGACCTATATGATCGACCTGTTTTATAGTGACAAGGCTTTGACCGAGCAAATGGACAATGGGCACAAATTTTTCATTCTGTGGGAAGATCAGACGGCCATGGGGTTTATAGATATTGAAAAATACAGTGACATCGCCTGCAAGCTCCATAAAATATATTTACTGCCCGCATGCCAAGGCAGGGGCTACGGCAAGGAACTGATGGATTTTGCGACCGGTCAAGGACGAAAAATGGGTGGCAGGCTTTTAAAACTCAATGTCAACCGTCATAATAAAGCCCTGGGCTTTTATAAGCGCATGGGCTTTACAATTGACGAAACAGTAGATAACCCCATCGGGCAAGGTTACTATATGAATGATTATGTAATGATCAAATCCCTGGAGGATTAGGCCATTACGGGTTTATGCCCAATAGTTCTACATCGAAAATTAAGGTGCTGTTAGGTCCGATGACAGCGGAAACGGCTCTTTCTCCGTAAGCGAGATCCGCTGGAATAAAGAAGCGAAATTTACTTCCTACTGGCATCAGTTGTAATCCTTCTGTCCAGCCTTTAATGACCCTGTTTAG containing:
- a CDS encoding GNAT family N-acetyltransferase encodes the protein MTRINIQAATNKDIPSIQHIVAISWPATYGKILSAAQLTYMIDLFYSDKALTEQMDNGHKFFILWEDQTAMGFIDIEKYSDIACKLHKIYLLPACQGRGYGKELMDFATGQGRKMGGRLLKLNVNRHNKALGFYKRMGFTIDETVDNPIGQGYYMNDYVMIKSLED